One window of Halonatronomonas betaini genomic DNA carries:
- a CDS encoding S41 family peptidase: MFKSSMKKIAVTLIIIVMITAGVGLANENSMTEHGTIQNFQNILMLINNYYVEDISLNQLINGAIDGMLSEVDSYSNFMSSGEYEDMQEDFEGEFGGIGIQITIRDGQLTIVSPISNTPGERAGLMAGDIIAKIDGMETEDMSQERAVDLMRGEPGTDVTLSIDREGEDELIEVEITRAIIEVPIVETEIYDNVGYLSVSQFIQETGVKTEEALLELEDEGVEAIILDLRNNPGGILDEAVKVSSLFAESGTVLSVRQREGEDQIYEVDGDFMTSDLPLIVMTNRGSASGSEIVAGFIKDQERGKLFGSQTFGKGTVQSVFPLEDGSALRLTTARYYTSGENLIDEIGIEPNYDYPFIPDEDDPEADNQLDVAVDLMAYYLENNYWPEPEDFLPELTEEELEEIAHREQEIERIEEDMENDN; the protein is encoded by the coding sequence ATGTTTAAAAGTAGTATGAAGAAGATAGCAGTTACTCTGATAATTATAGTGATGATAACTGCCGGGGTTGGCCTGGCTAATGAAAATTCTATGACGGAACATGGAACGATCCAGAATTTCCAGAATATCTTAATGTTAATCAATAATTATTACGTTGAAGATATCTCATTAAATCAGTTAATTAATGGTGCGATTGATGGGATGTTATCAGAAGTTGATTCTTATTCGAATTTCATGTCTTCTGGAGAATATGAAGATATGCAGGAAGATTTTGAAGGTGAATTTGGCGGTATAGGAATTCAGATAACAATAAGGGATGGACAATTAACTATTGTCTCTCCAATTTCCAATACTCCTGGCGAGCGAGCCGGTCTGATGGCTGGAGATATCATTGCTAAAATAGACGGTATGGAGACAGAAGATATGTCTCAGGAGAGAGCAGTTGACTTGATGCGTGGAGAACCAGGAACTGACGTAACCCTCTCAATTGACCGGGAAGGCGAAGATGAGCTGATAGAAGTTGAGATTACCAGAGCAATTATTGAAGTACCGATTGTTGAAACAGAAATTTATGATAATGTTGGTTATCTTTCAGTTAGTCAGTTTATCCAGGAGACAGGTGTAAAGACTGAGGAAGCTTTACTTGAGCTTGAAGATGAGGGAGTTGAGGCGATTATCCTTGATCTTAGAAATAATCCTGGTGGAATTTTAGATGAAGCAGTTAAGGTAAGTAGCCTCTTTGCTGAGAGTGGAACAGTTTTATCTGTCAGACAGCGAGAAGGTGAAGACCAGATTTATGAGGTTGATGGAGATTTTATGACCTCTGATCTGCCATTAATTGTAATGACAAACCGGGGCAGTGCCAGCGGTTCTGAGATAGTTGCTGGATTTATTAAGGATCAGGAAAGAGGCAAACTCTTTGGCAGTCAAACATTTGGTAAAGGCACAGTTCAGAGTGTTTTTCCACTTGAAGATGGTTCAGCATTAAGGCTGACAACTGCCAGATATTATACATCTGGAGAAAATTTGATTGATGAGATAGGTATTGAGCCTAATTATGATTATCCATTTATTCCTGATGAAGATGATCCAGAGGCTGATAATCAGCTTGATGTTGCAGTCGATTTAATGGCTTATTACCTTGAAAATAATTACTGGCCAGAACCAGAGGATTTTCTGCCAGAATTAACTGAAGAAGAGTTAGAAGAGATAGCTCATCGTGAACAAGAGATTGAGAGAATTGAAGAAGATATGGAAAATGATAATTAA
- the sdaAB gene encoding L-serine ammonia-lyase, iron-sulfur-dependent subunit beta, producing the protein MSSLFDVMGPIIIGPSSSHTAGAAKLGRLARLIFDEKIEEAEIGLHGSFASTGKGHGTDKALVGGLLGFKPDDPRIRESLKLADDNGVKINFSNIKLPDAHPNSVKITMKNDANSLTVIGSSVGGGNVKVTKIEDYKVNITGSLPTIWLIHQDKPGMVGLITSILGSYNLNIAFMQDFRKIKGTVASAIIELDQEVSKYTLNHLKNTNNIEKVRYIPAL; encoded by the coding sequence ATGTCCAGTCTTTTTGATGTTATGGGGCCGATTATAATCGGCCCTTCCAGTTCACATACAGCCGGAGCTGCCAAGTTAGGAAGGCTTGCCAGGTTGATTTTTGATGAGAAGATAGAGGAAGCAGAGATCGGTCTCCATGGTTCATTTGCCAGTACAGGCAAAGGGCACGGGACTGACAAGGCTTTAGTTGGTGGATTACTTGGTTTTAAACCTGATGATCCTAGAATCAGGGAATCGTTAAAACTTGCTGATGATAATGGAGTGAAAATTAATTTTAGTAATATTAAGTTACCTGATGCCCATCCCAATAGCGTTAAGATTACTATGAAAAATGATGCGAATAGTCTGACTGTTATTGGTTCTTCTGTTGGTGGCGGTAATGTTAAGGTAACAAAAATTGAGGATTATAAAGTTAATATAACTGGTTCGCTTCCGACTATCTGGCTTATTCATCAGGATAAACCAGGCATGGTTGGTCTGATTACATCAATATTGGGGAGTTATAATTTAAATATTGCCTTCATGCAGGATTTTCGTAAGATTAAGGGAACAGTTGCTTCAGCTATTATTGAGCTTGATCAGGAAGTTTCAAAGTATACTCTTAATCATTTGAAGAATACTAATAATATTGAGAAAGTCAGATATATACCAGCATTATAA
- the sdaAA gene encoding L-serine ammonia-lyase, iron-sulfur-dependent, subunit alpha, producing MELVYRSVKELFQLAEEFDGDLVEAIIKVESFTTDKTETEIKAKMQENLEVMRKAIEDGKAEDIKSPSGLVGGEASKLEGFQSSWNTGIHQQAAVNAIAVGGVNACMGRVVASPTAGASGIVPAVIFAIAEENNISDDKLVESLFVAAALGRVVAKKATLAGAAGGCQAECGVGAGMAAGAAVYLGNGSKEMIGHGFSLALKNLLGLVCDPVAGLVEVPCVKRNGFAASHAITAATMALAGIESKIPADDVILAMKDIGDQLPLSLKETSEGGLAITEAGLEIKRNLDI from the coding sequence ATGGAGTTAGTATATCGTTCAGTTAAAGAGTTATTCCAATTGGCTGAAGAATTTGATGGTGATCTGGTTGAGGCGATAATTAAAGTTGAGTCTTTTACTACTGATAAAACTGAAACTGAGATAAAAGCTAAGATGCAGGAAAATTTAGAAGTTATGAGAAAAGCAATTGAAGATGGTAAGGCTGAGGATATTAAATCACCGAGTGGTTTAGTTGGTGGTGAGGCTTCTAAATTAGAAGGCTTTCAGTCTTCATGGAATACTGGTATTCATCAGCAGGCAGCAGTAAATGCGATAGCAGTTGGTGGTGTTAATGCCTGTATGGGGAGAGTTGTTGCCAGTCCGACTGCTGGGGCAAGCGGTATTGTTCCAGCAGTTATCTTTGCAATTGCTGAGGAAAATAATATCTCTGATGATAAACTTGTTGAAAGTTTATTTGTGGCCGCTGCTTTAGGTAGAGTTGTTGCTAAGAAAGCAACTCTGGCAGGAGCTGCTGGTGGCTGTCAGGCAGAATGCGGTGTTGGAGCTGGCATGGCAGCAGGAGCTGCAGTTTATCTTGGCAATGGCAGCAAGGAGATGATCGGTCATGGTTTTTCGCTAGCCTTAAAGAATCTACTTGGGCTGGTCTGTGATCCAGTTGCTGGTCTGGTTGAGGTTCCCTGTGTTAAAAGAAACGGGTTTGCGGCAAGTCATGCTATTACTGCAGCTACTATGGCCCTGGCCGGGATTGAGAGCAAGATACCGGCTGATGATGTTATTCTTGCCATGAAAGATATTGGTGATCAGCTGCCTTTATCACTGAAGGAGACTTCTGAAGGAGGCCTTGCTATAACTGAAGCCGGGCTGGAGATAAAGAGAAATCTTGATATATAG
- the cysE gene encoding serine O-acetyltransferase yields the protein MFARIKADFKAIFSRDPAVNNVFEALIAYSGFHAIIIHRLAHQLYRVGLRTIPRIISQISRFLTGIEIHPGAEIKGGLFIDHGMGVVIGETTVIGENVTIYQGVTLGGTGNEKGKRHPTIGNNVVIGTGAKVLGSFEVKDNVKIGAGSVVLSEVPANATVIGIPGRIVKKDGQRIHAARDLDHADLPDPIGERLLDLEKEMDELRDEIINQYSNKKIS from the coding sequence ATGTTTGCCAGGATAAAAGCTGATTTTAAAGCGATCTTTTCAAGGGATCCAGCAGTGAATAATGTATTTGAAGCATTAATTGCGTACTCAGGGTTTCATGCGATTATAATTCATCGTTTGGCCCATCAACTATATAGAGTAGGTTTAAGAACTATTCCCAGGATTATTTCTCAGATATCTAGGTTTTTAACCGGGATTGAAATTCATCCTGGTGCTGAGATAAAAGGTGGTTTATTTATTGACCATGGAATGGGAGTAGTAATTGGCGAGACTACTGTAATTGGTGAAAATGTTACTATTTATCAGGGTGTTACCCTGGGAGGTACCGGTAACGAGAAAGGTAAGCGTCATCCGACTATAGGAAATAATGTTGTGATCGGGACTGGTGCTAAAGTTTTAGGGTCCTTTGAGGTCAAGGATAATGTTAAGATTGGTGCTGGTTCAGTAGTTTTATCTGAGGTACCGGCCAATGCTACAGTTATAGGAATTCCTGGTCGGATTGTTAAGAAGGATGGCCAGAGGATTCATGCTGCCAGGGATCTTGATCATGCTGATCTTCCTGATCCGATTGGAGAAAGGCTTCTTGATTTAGAAAAAGAGATGGACGAGTTAAGGGATGAGATTATTAATCAATATTCGAATAAAAAAATAAGTTAA